A single Tenacibaculum sp. Bg11-29 DNA region contains:
- a CDS encoding HAMP domain-containing sensor histidine kinase — protein sequence MKKKLFNEAQKEYGLISNDFIFYYKIIRNLGGIAIEQSKFKKAVKYFNVLNNLSKDSVYDFKKSSVIHDLGISYFHLSKFKKAEELLLRSLSLQKEEKDTVLLIGSYMDVANVYYEQYKDDLAIPYYEKAYQLSKKTNSFSAKRKASLNMAIVEENRKNLTKALVYRKEFEKWKDSLNNQQKIWGIAQIEKRLAITQKQKEINFLESENKVKILERNSFILFSFLLLLIILAGVYIYSQQKKVTKIITFQKEELNNLNKTKDKLFSIVSHDLRSSVNLLQKSNSTLLHQIQVRNYDALDTIVTKNAAIANSSYNLLENLLHWATLQTKQLYFHIESIDLFSAMQQTAFNYQPLFDNKKITFKNKITPASFILADLDSLKIIIRNLLDNSIKFNKVEGFISVYNYPKGTKHECFVVEDSGIGMSPGIIKELLKKTSLLSKKNNQEDIGTGLGIQLCKTLILKNHATLEIESTINKGTKMIITFPKSI from the coding sequence ATGAAAAAAAAGTTATTTAATGAAGCCCAAAAAGAATATGGGCTAATTTCTAATGATTTCATTTTTTACTATAAGATAATTAGAAATTTGGGGGGTATTGCTATAGAACAAAGCAAATTTAAAAAAGCCGTTAAATATTTTAACGTATTAAATAATCTTTCAAAAGATAGTGTATATGATTTTAAAAAAAGCTCTGTTATTCATGATTTAGGTATTAGTTATTTTCACCTATCCAAATTTAAGAAAGCTGAAGAACTTTTATTAAGAAGCCTTTCACTTCAAAAAGAAGAAAAAGACACTGTTCTGTTAATAGGCTCGTATATGGATGTTGCTAATGTATATTATGAGCAGTATAAAGATGATTTAGCTATTCCTTATTATGAAAAAGCCTATCAACTCTCTAAAAAAACAAACTCTTTTTCTGCAAAAAGAAAGGCTTCATTAAACATGGCTATCGTTGAAGAGAATAGAAAAAATTTGACGAAAGCTTTGGTTTATAGAAAAGAGTTCGAAAAATGGAAAGATTCACTAAATAACCAACAAAAAATTTGGGGCATAGCACAAATTGAAAAACGACTAGCAATAACTCAAAAACAAAAAGAAATAAACTTTTTAGAATCTGAAAATAAGGTAAAAATACTTGAAAGAAATAGTTTTATTCTATTTTCTTTTTTACTACTACTAATAATACTAGCTGGCGTATATATTTATTCCCAGCAAAAAAAAGTAACTAAGATTATTACTTTTCAAAAAGAAGAATTAAATAACTTAAACAAAACTAAAGACAAACTTTTCTCTATTGTTAGTCACGACTTACGATCTTCGGTTAACTTACTTCAAAAAAGTAATTCAACGCTTTTACATCAAATACAAGTTCGTAATTATGATGCTTTAGATACTATAGTTACTAAAAATGCAGCTATTGCCAATAGCTCTTATAATTTATTAGAAAACCTATTACATTGGGCTACGTTACAAACTAAGCAATTATATTTTCATATAGAATCTATTGATTTATTTTCTGCAATGCAACAAACTGCATTCAACTATCAACCCTTATTTGATAATAAAAAAATAACTTTTAAAAATAAAATAACACCTGCCTCTTTTATTTTAGCAGATTTAGACTCTCTTAAAATTATTATTCGTAATTTATTAGATAATAGCATCAAATTCAACAAAGTAGAAGGTTTTATTTCTGTATACAACTACCCTAAAGGTACTAAACATGAATGTTTCGTTGTTGAGGATTCTGGCATAGGAATGAGTCCAGGAATTATTAAGGAATTATTAAAAAAAACCTCTTTACTAAGTAAAAAGAATAATCAAGAAGATATTGGAACTGGTTTGGGTATTCAATTATGTAAAACACTTATATTAAAAAATCATGCTACACTTGAAATTGAGAGTACTATAAATAAAGGAACTAAAATGATTATTACATTCCCAAAATCTATTTAA